One Candidatus Nitrososphaera evergladensis SR1 genomic window carries:
- a CDS encoding sulfite exporter TauE/SafE family protein: MSTLGALAAAIRHMRQNNLHRRVFAVMAVTGAAGAFAGSLFTRIVPAQGLLLLVGAIVSYEAFSLIKSLRHKGAENLRPNLAPESAIGLGVGFLGGLVGLVLGSIRLPAVINVLKMEPRVAVGTNLAASSAMGAAGLIGHAINGEVDYEVLAVMGATAMAGAFVGAKYTGRFDERTLKLLIGLILVAVAAVMFWRALYS; the protein is encoded by the coding sequence ATAAGCACGCTTGGCGCCCTTGCGGCTGCGATCCGGCACATGAGGCAGAACAACCTGCATCGGCGCGTGTTTGCCGTGATGGCGGTGACGGGAGCGGCAGGCGCATTTGCCGGATCGCTCTTTACGCGCATTGTGCCGGCACAAGGGCTATTGTTGCTTGTCGGTGCAATAGTGTCATACGAGGCGTTTTCGCTCATCAAGAGCCTGCGGCACAAGGGCGCGGAAAATCTGCGCCCAAACCTTGCACCCGAGTCCGCAATAGGCCTTGGCGTGGGCTTTCTTGGAGGGCTTGTGGGCCTTGTGCTTGGAAGCATCAGGCTTCCTGCAGTGATTAATGTGCTAAAGATGGAACCGCGGGTTGCAGTTGGCACAAACCTCGCCGCGTCTTCCGCAATGGGAGCGGCAGGCCTTATTGGACACGCCATAAATGGTGAGGTAGACTATGAAGTGCTTGCTGTCATGGGCGCGACTGCCATGGCGGGCGCCTTTGTCGGCGCAAAATACACCGGCAGGTTTGACGAGCGGACGCTCAAGCTTTTGATAGGGCTCATCTTGGTTGCAGTTGCCGCGGTGATGTTCTGGCGCGCCCTGTACAGCTAG
- a CDS encoding cation:proton antiporter encodes MAVEAAFLHVMISLGILLFAAKIFAELFARIKLPVVLGELVAGIIVGPFALGGLVMFQDKPIVNLDETVRTIGEMSAVVILFIAGLEITPREFLRGGASAFTVGAIGVAVPFFLGYFVFLQFGLAALESMLIATALTATSIAISVQVLTELGRIRAKEARLIIGAAIVDDILAIAVLSVVTTMVQTGNVTPAITDIVFLILKILGIFAALLVGAIFLIPRLLHVERLWKSRGSIEGIATAAFFAAAGIAAFVGLSPIVGAFAVGMAIASTRVIHRIEEYVDKLQIIFAPLFFAIIGAQVDLRGVNADVLLIAGALIAVAIGSKMVGCGLPALLFLKDRNKSMKVGIGMISRGEVGLIVAGVGVSSGALTGNIYTAIIIMVAATTIITPIWLKSAYRKDPPEPAAPEQQKTEE; translated from the coding sequence TTGGCAGTCGAAGCAGCATTTTTGCACGTCATGATCTCGCTTGGCATACTGCTCTTTGCGGCCAAGATATTTGCCGAGCTGTTTGCACGAATCAAGTTGCCGGTGGTGCTTGGCGAGCTGGTCGCCGGCATCATCGTCGGGCCGTTTGCGCTTGGCGGGCTTGTCATGTTCCAGGACAAGCCGATTGTAAATCTTGACGAGACTGTCAGGACAATCGGCGAAATGTCTGCAGTCGTTATACTGTTTATCGCAGGTCTGGAGATAACGCCCAGGGAATTTTTGAGGGGAGGCGCGTCTGCTTTTACCGTGGGCGCAATCGGCGTCGCAGTGCCCTTTTTCCTTGGGTATTTCGTGTTTCTGCAGTTTGGCCTTGCCGCGCTAGAGTCGATGCTCATTGCCACCGCACTTACTGCTACCAGCATTGCAATCTCTGTTCAGGTGCTGACGGAGCTTGGCCGGATCCGGGCAAAGGAGGCCAGGCTGATAATCGGCGCGGCCATAGTCGACGACATACTTGCAATAGCCGTGCTTTCAGTGGTGACTACGATGGTGCAGACCGGCAACGTCACGCCTGCGATAACCGACATCGTGTTTCTGATACTAAAGATCCTCGGCATATTTGCCGCGCTGCTGGTGGGCGCGATTTTCCTGATACCGCGGCTTTTGCACGTCGAAAGACTGTGGAAGTCCAGGGGGAGCATCGAGGGAATCGCCACTGCCGCGTTCTTTGCGGCCGCCGGCATCGCCGCGTTCGTTGGCCTGTCGCCAATTGTGGGAGCCTTTGCAGTGGGGATGGCGATAGCAAGCACGCGAGTAATCCACAGGATTGAAGAGTATGTCGACAAGCTGCAGATCATATTTGCGCCGCTCTTTTTTGCAATAATCGGCGCGCAGGTTGATCTCAGGGGCGTCAACGCAGACGTGCTGCTTATTGCAGGCGCCCTGATAGCCGTGGCGATAGGGTCAAAGATGGTCGGATGCGGCCTGCCTGCCCTGCTGTTTCTTAAGGACCGCAACAAGTCGATGAAGGTGGGAATAGGCATGATATCCCGGGGCGAAGTCGGGCTCATCGTGGCTGGAGTCGGCGTGTCTTCTGGCGCACTCACCGGCAATATTTACACCGCCATAATCATAATGGTCGCCGCAACTACGATAATCACGCCGATATGGCTAAAGTCGGCGTACCGCAAGGATCCGCCAGAACCTGCAGCGCCGGAGCAGCAAAAAACAGAGGAGTAG
- a CDS encoding phosphatase PAP2 family protein codes for MNNNDKKYLAVSMMLIASFLVLAALVSPRVNPDSSNSGIAKDDADAFLAVNDSHFSTPFDQFMILLTEYGREAVWIVAGALIFFFGGRAGRKTAVVMTMALLVLIPIGTIAKEIVARPRPIVPQSDFLLAADPDFSFPSGHALIVSAGAATVLVLYRGSGRKMLVSLGLAAEAALVCLSRVYVGGHYPLDVLGGILLGVGVAFIFVGIAGRIEVAMRPVANVLRRNKR; via the coding sequence TTGAACAACAACGACAAAAAATACCTTGCAGTTTCCATGATGCTAATCGCGTCATTCCTAGTCTTGGCAGCTCTGGTTTCGCCGAGGGTAAATCCTGACAGCAGCAATTCCGGAATAGCCAAGGACGATGCGGATGCATTTCTTGCGGTCAACGACTCTCACTTTTCCACTCCTTTTGACCAGTTCATGATTCTCCTGACAGAGTACGGGAGGGAGGCAGTATGGATCGTTGCAGGCGCCCTGATCTTTTTCTTTGGAGGGCGGGCTGGCAGAAAAACTGCCGTCGTGATGACCATGGCATTGCTGGTTCTTATCCCGATTGGTACGATAGCCAAGGAAATTGTCGCGAGGCCAAGGCCCATAGTTCCGCAATCGGACTTTCTCCTTGCGGCAGATCCTGATTTCTCGTTCCCGTCGGGCCATGCGTTGATAGTATCGGCAGGTGCCGCTACTGTGCTGGTACTCTATAGGGGTTCTGGCAGGAAAATGCTAGTGTCACTAGGATTGGCGGCAGAGGCGGCCCTTGTGTGCTTGTCTAGGGTGTACGTCGGCGGGCACTATCCTCTGGACGTGCTTGGCGGGATCCTCCTAGGAGTCGGAGTCGCCTTTATCTTTGTAGGCATAGCCGGAAGAATAGAAGTCGCAATGCGGCCGGTAGCAAACGTCTTGAGAAGAAACAAAAGATAA
- a CDS encoding DUF4396 domain-containing protein, with protein sequence MQEHNDKDAHPHHGGGSLRWATAKHALRCLIGCNIGEGIGAAVGFALGWDVTSTLVLAVALAFAVGYAFTMIPMLRTMPWRQAAKVTVIGDTASISAMELTENLLAFAIPGFMMASLADAMFWIGMGIILPAGFAVSYPAMYWAMKREQKEGGSMMQAHHH encoded by the coding sequence ATGCAAGAACACAACGACAAAGATGCGCACCCTCATCATGGCGGCGGCAGCCTGAGATGGGCAACTGCCAAGCACGCGCTCAGGTGCCTGATAGGATGCAACATAGGCGAAGGCATTGGAGCTGCAGTAGGCTTTGCGCTTGGCTGGGACGTGACTTCCACGCTTGTCTTGGCTGTCGCCCTTGCGTTTGCAGTCGGGTACGCGTTTACCATGATACCCATGCTCAGGACGATGCCGTGGAGGCAGGCTGCAAAAGTCACGGTCATTGGCGACACTGCAAGCATTTCGGCGATGGAATTAACAGAGAACCTGCTTGCTTTTGCAATACCGGGCTTTATGATGGCCTCACTTGCCGATGCCATGTTCTGGATTGGAATGGGGATAATACTGCCAGCAGGATTTGCAGTGTCCTACCCTGCCATGTACTGGGCCATGAAGCGCGAACAAAAAGAAGGTGGATCGATGATGCAAGCGCATCATCACTGA
- a CDS encoding MEDS domain-containing protein: protein MRNYPITVSPKSKPIQSIKKIVAEHLDAENARLRFNQVNHFIDNVVGFDTSFSCRHILLVYEEIESARQIEMRYLKSRLQKGETCMCLAHGDNSTEEGHDSESNMMRAEMTDSGIDIDRLEKTGQLAIMTIPDSGSLKTQDCNHPKSVNATYLELVGKMFGGKKPPFGGFGIAASERDLRKPEGLALQLQLERLGKKGFENFVGTWICPYAVDDLIESLDKEWMRELLLCHDAVICVRRDFSAIALNLVHSNSISFSSRTVRAALFKLEPSLGRAAIETILQDMEIYGMPLDDDHATHTIADIELAMRRIFGGEGGALIMERLRRILIPSPVDK, encoded by the coding sequence ATGAGAAATTATCCTATCACTGTTTCACCAAAGTCAAAGCCAATCCAGAGCATCAAAAAAATTGTCGCCGAACACTTGGACGCAGAAAACGCGCGGCTAAGGTTCAACCAGGTTAATCACTTTATAGATAATGTTGTTGGTTTTGACACTTCTTTTTCGTGCAGGCACATCTTGCTTGTGTATGAAGAGATAGAGTCGGCCAGACAAATCGAGATGCGATACCTAAAAAGCCGATTGCAGAAAGGGGAAACTTGCATGTGTCTGGCACACGGCGACAACAGTACGGAAGAAGGTCATGATTCCGAAAGTAACATGATGCGGGCCGAAATGACAGACAGCGGAATTGATATTGACAGGCTGGAAAAGACAGGCCAACTTGCAATAATGACAATTCCAGATTCAGGATCTCTCAAAACGCAGGATTGCAATCATCCTAAATCTGTTAATGCGACGTACCTTGAACTGGTAGGAAAAATGTTTGGAGGCAAAAAGCCTCCTTTTGGAGGCTTTGGGATTGCCGCCTCAGAACGAGACTTGAGAAAACCGGAAGGTTTAGCCTTGCAACTCCAATTAGAGCGACTAGGCAAGAAGGGCTTTGAGAATTTTGTTGGAACTTGGATATGCCCGTATGCTGTTGACGACTTGATCGAAAGTCTAGATAAGGAATGGATGCGGGAGCTGCTCCTTTGTCATGACGCGGTCATCTGCGTGAGAAGAGACTTTAGCGCCATTGCCTTGAATCTGGTGCACTCTAATTCCATCTCTTTTTCAAGCAGGACTGTACGCGCCGCGCTATTCAAGCTTGAACCATCTCTGGGCAGAGCTGCAATTGAGACGATACTGCAAGACATGGAGATTTATGGGATGCCGCTTGATGACGACCATGCAACACACACGATTGCAGACATTGAGCTTGCGATGAGAAGAATATTTGGAGGAGAGGGCGGCGCATTGATAATGGAGCGACTCAGGAGGATTTTAATTCCAAGTCCTGTCGATAAATGA
- a CDS encoding cation diffusion facilitator family transporter, with amino-acid sequence MDKSAVFDEARKAAWVSIWTLIAIGVAEVLLSFFTNSLTLFADGLDSLADALVSFVVWFGIRMIHRPKSRLFPFGYTKIESFAAFVAAVIILFLGGSIVYNAYQHFLHPEPVGNYPVTMAALAGAGAVSLHRAFKVRSVAKKYDLISLNLDAKNSIKDGTASFVGLASVIAAFFGIPYMDAIGSIMIAGYIFYMAFTALKESALVLVDAVKNPEMQAEMIAHIEKKFSVRVEKILLRPAGQEFYAQVHVELDKNMSLDKANELMSKIRASVMSEFETEDTVVIPKPV; translated from the coding sequence TTGGACAAGTCTGCAGTTTTCGACGAGGCAAGAAAGGCCGCATGGGTTTCCATATGGACGCTGATAGCAATAGGCGTCGCCGAGGTCCTGCTCTCCTTCTTCACCAACAGCCTCACGCTCTTTGCAGACGGCCTTGACTCCCTTGCAGACGCGCTCGTCTCCTTTGTAGTGTGGTTTGGCATAAGGATGATCCACAGGCCAAAGAGCAGGCTCTTTCCCTTTGGCTACACCAAGATAGAGAGTTTTGCCGCGTTCGTTGCCGCAGTCATCATCCTGTTCCTTGGCGGTTCTATAGTATACAACGCCTACCAGCATTTTCTCCACCCCGAGCCGGTCGGCAACTACCCCGTCACGATGGCCGCCCTTGCAGGCGCCGGCGCGGTGTCGCTTCATAGGGCGTTCAAGGTGAGAAGCGTCGCCAAAAAGTACGACCTCATATCGCTCAACCTCGACGCCAAGAACTCGATAAAGGACGGCACCGCCTCGTTCGTGGGTCTTGCAAGCGTCATTGCGGCATTTTTTGGCATCCCCTACATGGACGCAATAGGCAGCATCATGATTGCAGGGTACATCTTTTACATGGCGTTTACCGCGCTAAAAGAGTCGGCGCTGGTGCTTGTCGACGCTGTCAAGAACCCCGAGATGCAGGCCGAGATGATAGCCCATATCGAAAAAAAGTTCAGCGTAAGGGTGGAAAAGATACTGCTCCGGCCGGCGGGGCAGGAGTTCTATGCGCAGGTGCACGTAGAGCTTGACAAAAACATGAGCCTGGACAAGGCAAACGAGTTGATGTCCAAGATACGTGCGTCTGTAATGTCAGAGTTTGAGACAGAAGACACGGTGGTAATTCCAAAGCCGGTCTAG
- a CDS encoding DUF190 domain-containing protein yields the protein MVARKMVALAIRIKKNDEFEGKRLERVLLDFFVESGISGSTVWAGVDGFGKRGRSKVQIEGITVNMPLLIEVVDERQRIEPLLAEIKRMVGDNGLVTLHDVDVL from the coding sequence ATGGTTGCAAGAAAAATGGTTGCGCTTGCGATAAGGATAAAGAAGAACGACGAATTTGAGGGCAAGCGGCTGGAAAGGGTCCTTTTGGACTTTTTCGTAGAGTCTGGAATTTCCGGCTCCACGGTCTGGGCTGGCGTCGACGGATTTGGCAAGCGGGGCAGGTCAAAGGTGCAGATAGAAGGTATCACGGTCAACATGCCCCTCCTCATTGAAGTCGTGGACGAAAGGCAAAGGATAGAACCACTGCTTGCAGAGATAAAGAGGATGGTAGGCGACAACGGACTTGTCACCCTTCACGATGTCGACGTGTTATGA
- a CDS encoding DsbA family protein — protein MGKKSNKNILIAVIAAGIIVAAGAGVAFSNTFAQKPQQQTDEEFARMVFQKMQSPTIAAAPVLGNASAPVTVVEFGDYLCTFCHRFHEDTKDKLMADYVETGKARFVFKDFPINDHLGGGSSLGAQASYCAADQGKFWEFHDFMYNNWGGERAGWITKENMADFAQKVGVSNVDQFKSCLDSGKYASAVKDNYNMAKSVGLGATPSFVIIPAAGEPKLVVGAQPYQVFQQVIDESS, from the coding sequence ATGGGCAAAAAGAGTAACAAGAACATCCTCATTGCAGTCATTGCTGCAGGCATCATAGTTGCAGCCGGCGCCGGCGTGGCCTTTTCAAACACTTTTGCGCAAAAGCCACAGCAGCAGACCGATGAGGAATTTGCCAGGATGGTGTTTCAGAAAATGCAGTCGCCTACAATCGCGGCCGCTCCCGTGCTTGGGAACGCAAGCGCGCCAGTGACGGTGGTAGAGTTTGGCGATTATCTGTGCACGTTCTGCCACAGGTTCCACGAGGACACCAAGGACAAGCTCATGGCCGACTATGTGGAAACCGGCAAGGCAAGGTTCGTGTTCAAGGACTTTCCGATAAACGACCACCTCGGAGGCGGCTCGTCCCTCGGCGCGCAGGCGTCGTACTGCGCAGCTGACCAGGGCAAGTTCTGGGAGTTCCACGATTTCATGTACAACAACTGGGGAGGCGAAAGGGCAGGATGGATAACCAAGGAGAACATGGCCGACTTTGCCCAGAAGGTAGGCGTTTCCAATGTTGACCAGTTCAAGTCGTGCCTTGACTCTGGCAAGTACGCAAGCGCAGTCAAGGACAACTACAACATGGCCAAGAGCGTCGGACTGGGCGCCACTCCAAGCTTTGTAATAATTCCGGCGGCCGGCGAGCCCAAACTGGTGGTGGGCGCGCAGCCCTACCAAGTGTTCCAGCAGGTTATCGACGAGTCATCTTAA
- a CDS encoding fluoride efflux transporter FluC has protein sequence MPTRKYSRKNGGQKETERKKMKGIEFVLLAAGAVAGAFLRYRMAESPVMLDALPVNVLVINITGSFILGVFSILAAAWNLDSRYSLLVAIGFCGSLTTMSSFALETNNLLENRQLGLVALNIAANVGLSIGAIIGGRSIASVLFR, from the coding sequence ATGCCTACCAGAAAATACAGCAGAAAAAATGGTGGGCAAAAGGAGACAGAGAGAAAGAAAATGAAAGGAATAGAGTTTGTGCTGCTTGCTGCAGGCGCGGTCGCCGGCGCGTTTCTACGCTACAGGATGGCCGAGTCGCCGGTTATGCTCGACGCGCTCCCGGTAAACGTGCTAGTGATCAACATCACAGGCAGTTTCATTCTGGGCGTCTTTTCGATACTTGCAGCTGCATGGAATCTTGATTCTCGCTACTCGCTTTTGGTGGCAATTGGTTTTTGTGGCTCCCTTACCACGATGTCGTCGTTTGCGCTAGAGACAAACAACCTGCTTGAAAACAGGCAGCTTGGCCTGGTCGCCCTCAACATAGCTGCCAACGTCGGACTGTCCATAGGCGCGATAATCGGTGGCAGGTCCATTGCAAGCGTACTCTTTAGGTGA